From Rutidosis leptorrhynchoides isolate AG116_Rl617_1_P2 chromosome 3, CSIRO_AGI_Rlap_v1, whole genome shotgun sequence, a single genomic window includes:
- the LOC139895834 gene encoding 7-deoxyloganetic acid glucosyltransferase-like — MSIAITTHALLFPIPMQGPVNCMLKLAELLCLSGISVTVLNTEFIQRNLLRHTNVLSRFSRYPNFRFQTISDGLPDDHPRSTERFVEVFEGMKNVTEPSFREMMVSGCFCSNSECPVTVIIPDGSFSFALDVAQEINVPLIYFETVSPCALWTYLCLPKLIEDGEVPFNSNDLDVSIKSVPATETFLRRRDLPGFCRGDNITSHLTEIILNEARCVPRAHGVIINTFEVLDASILVHLRNVCPNIYCIGPLHNLFKSCLAMEPELVTQTVGSNSLWEENRTCLSWLDKQPAKSVIYVSIGSLAIMTKDQFFEIWHGLVNSGKHFLMVKRPGSVIGEYDDSQVAKILVDETKKRGFFAEWVPQEEVLAHSAIGGFLTHSGWNSTMESIVEGVPMICWPLNVDQQVNSRFVSEVWKIGIDIKDTCDRVVIEKAINDVIDLKRNEFIKSANALANSAAQGVAQDGSSFKDLNRLIKDIKSI; from the exons atgtctaTTGCTATTACTACTCATGCCCTGCTTTTTCCTATACCCATGCAAGGCCCCGTTAATTGCATGTTAAAATTAGCGGAATTACTCTGCCTCTCCGGTATCTCCGTTACTGTCCTCAACACCGAATTCATCCAACGAAATTTACTTCGTCACACAAACGTTTTGTCACGTTTCAGCCGTTACCCTAACTTTCGATTCCAGACAATATCTGATGGACTTCCTGATGATCATCCTCGTTCTACGGAACGATTTGTGGAAGTTTTTGAAGGAATGAAAAATGTGACTGAACCTAGTTTTAGAGAAATGATGGTGTCGGGTTGTTTTTGCTCCAATTCTGAGTGTCCGGTTACGGTTATTATACCCGACGGGTCGTTTTCGTTTGCGCTTGATGTTGCTCAAGAGATTAATGTTCCTTTGATTTATTTTGAAACTGTGAGTCCGTGTGCACTTTGGACTTACTTGTGTCTTCCTAAACTTATTGAAGACGGCGAGGTTCCTTTTAACA GTAATGACTTGGACGTCTCAATAAAGAGTGTTCCGGCCACGGAAACTTTTCTACGGCGTCGTGATCTCCCCGGCTTTTGTCGTGGTGACAACATAACTAGTCACCTTACGGAGATCATACTAAACGAAGCTCGTTGTGTCCCTCGAGCTCATGGTGTCATTATCAACACATTTGAAGTATTGGATGCATCTATACTAGTTCACTTGCGCAATGTCTGCCCAAACATATATTGCATAGGCCCATTGCATAATTTGTTCAAGTCTTGTCTTGCTATGGAGCCTGAACTAGTGACCCAAACGGTTGGTTCAAATAGTCTTTGGGAAGAAAACCGAACTTGTCTCTCGTGGCTTGACAAACAGCCCGCAAAGTCAGTCATTTACGTTAGTATTGGAAGCTTAGCGATTATGACAAAGGATCAGTTCTTTGAGATATGGCATGGTTTAGTGAATAGTGGAAAGCATTTTTTGATGGTTAAACGGCCAGGGTCGGTTATTGGAGAGTATGATGATAGTCAAGTTGCAAAAATTCTTGTGGACGAAACCAAAAAAAGAGGATTTTTTGCGGAATGGGTCCCGCAAGAGGAAGTTTTAGCCCATTCAGCGATAGGTGGGTTTCTGACTCATAGCGGATGGAACTCAACTATGGAGAGTATAGTGGAGGGCGTACCGATGATTTGTTGGCCACTTAATGTGGATCAACAAGTGAACAGTCGATTTGTGAGTGAAGTGTGGAAGATTGGAATCGACATAAAAGATACTTGTGATAGAGTTGTAATCGAGAAGGCGATTAATGATGTTATCGATTTAAAAAGAAATGA